GCGCGGCCGACGTCGGCGCGGGCGCCGCCGTCCCCGAATCACCAGTGCCGGCCGGCGGGCCACCGAGCAGAACATCGGCTGCGGTCGCGCCGATCCTGGGGCTCAGGGCATCTGTGCCATCCTCAGCGGGTCCGGTGGGAATGAGGGCTGCCAGTCCCCTGCCGAGGCCGCTCCGCTTCCGTGCCGGCTGATTCATGCTCGTCTCCTGCTCATCTCTGCCGTCCGCTGTCTGCTCACTGCCTGCTGCCCACTGCCGCTACTGGCCGCGGGGCGGTGCCCCGCGCTCGGCGATCTCGCGGCTCGCATCGAGATAGCTCAGCGCTCCACGAGAACCCGGATCGTAATCGAGGATCGTCATCCCGTATCCGGGAGCTTCCGAGACCTTCACGCTCCGCGGGATCACGGTGCGCAACACCTTGTCTCCGAAGTGCTCGCGCACGTCCTCGGCCACCTGGTCCGCCAGTTTGGTGCGCCCGTCGTACATGGTCAGTATCACGGTCGACACCGACAGCTCCGGGTTCAGATGTGCCTTCACCATCTCGATGTTCCGAAGCAGCTGCCCCACACCCTCCAGCGCGTAGTACTCGCACTGGATCGGGATCAGTACCTCCGGGGCGGCGACCAGAGCGTTGATCGTCAGCAAGCCGAGCGACGGCGGGCAGTCGATGAACACGTAGTCGAAGTTGTGGTTGGCGAGGGCGGCCAACGCCGAACGCAGGCGTCCTTCGCGAGCCACCATGCTGACCAATTCGATCTCGGCGCCGGCCAGATCGATCGTCGCGGGAATGCAGAACAGTCGGTCGCTGTGCGGGCTCTGCTGAAGCGCTTCCTCGACTGGGATG
The genomic region above belongs to Mycolicibacterium sp. HK-90 and contains:
- a CDS encoding ParA family protein, with protein sequence MGSEGQAAAGTNGRPAVSRETVSRETWNGSAGTAWSTDASMDTPIAAEAEQATRVLHTSHGQLPRPSRQRVFTIANQKGGVGKTTTAVNVAAALALQGLRTLVIDLDPQGNASTALGIEHRPGTPSSYEVLIGDIPVEEALQQSPHSDRLFCIPATIDLAGAEIELVSMVAREGRLRSALAALANHNFDYVFIDCPPSLGLLTINALVAAPEVLIPIQCEYYALEGVGQLLRNIEMVKAHLNPELSVSTVILTMYDGRTKLADQVAEDVREHFGDKVLRTVIPRSVKVSEAPGYGMTILDYDPGSRGALSYLDASREIAERGAPPRGQ